The sequence below is a genomic window from Macrotis lagotis isolate mMagLag1 chromosome 7, bilby.v1.9.chrom.fasta, whole genome shotgun sequence.
AGCTTTCAGCATGCAAACTATGCATATAGCACACAACCAATAAAAACTGTACTCATGAGCAGcacttaaaaatcaataaatgctgaattttattcatattttattgataaagacacaaatacacacacaggcaataaaaatgaaaattttatgtaaaataaccaAAGTATTTCCTAGTTCTGGGGCAAACTAattggtcatatatatatatatatatacacaacctACTTTTAAATGCCCATATATTTTTACAAGAGTAAAATTTTCAATTCACTAATTCCAtcaattatttcctaattatccAGATGTTGCAATTCATGTTTTAAAGACACACtaacacaaatattttttttggtaggTCTTCTTACATCTGAGGAATGAAGACCTTTAGCAGCAGCTAAGTACTTATACAGGATGAAGAATAGACTTAGAAGCTACAGCTGTTATAATCAGAAGTCATgaatgagaaactgagaaaaaggaaaggtagTAAGAGAGTGGGACAAAAAATCAATAgaatgattatattttaaaacaatccTTAAAACTTACTGGAAATATCCTGGGTATTTAGAAAGCACACAACTAAATGTTTTCCTCTATACCTTTGGTAATGGTGTTTCTTTGGTTGAGGACACCCTTCTCTACCCCACTATTACTCCATGAATTTCAATCCTATGCATCTTCTAAAGCTCAGCTCAAATCCTAactttttttggtgtgtgtgaaGCATTCTCATATCTCTCCAAATAGGTATGAGTGTTATGGAAATGATGCTGCCTGAGTATGCATCAAATTCTGCcttgtatttatttctatatatgaatcaTCTCTCCTATGGGTCTGTAGGAGAATCCTTTCCTATAGTTTGTAAGGAAGGGGGTTGGTCCTTCTTGCAAAGACTAATTATCAGGCAACTTGAGTCTATTCCCCTCCCCTCTTGTTTTATTCTTCAGGGATGGGTTCCCTctatcatttgaatttttttatctctagtaTTTCTTTATCCACTGGTACTATCCCACTGTCTTCAAGTATGACCATATATCccttaacctttaaaaaaaatccttcacttGATCCTAAACATCCCTAAAACCATGACCTTATGTCTGATTCAATTCCTAGCCACAGTCTTAGAAAGGGAGGCATCTATATTCTtcctgaaatttcttcatttcattcatgtctatcttttctttttttaaaggatgaattTTGCTTTCTCACTCAGGCTGAAAATGCAAAGGCTACTCAATGGAATTTAAGTTTTCACCTGTTCCTTTTCCACTCAAACTGGCTAGCCCCTCTGCAGGCACCCTATGATCTAATCATATTCATACCAGGCACATTTGCCTAGTACTAGAAATGTTACACAGGCAACTTTTCATCATTCTAAAGCCCAGCCACTTCCTATTAATTTGATAATGGtaagagttagaaaaatagtCATTTGTAAAAGAACTTGAGCATTAATATTCAGTTATGTTAGTCAGAACAAAGTAGAGAAAAACTCAAATTCACCAGGTTTCTTATAATGCCAGACTAGAGTAAGACAGAATGACATTCAGGCCAATTTTTGTCAACCTCAAATTTCAGTGTTCAGATATTAAAACTAGCAGAAACGGGAGATGCAGGAACTAAATCAATATAAAGCCTAAACTAATACTTACAGAGCTGCAGCACCAGAAATGATTTCAATCAACTCCTTTGTGATGACAGCTTGGCGAGTACGGTTAAATGTCAAAGTCAACTTATCAATCATCTcagctaaaaaacaaacaagacacacataatacatacacacagagaacCAAAACAAGAAAGCATTCATTAACCTAGGTCTGAAAATTAGGTGCTTGGGACAAGGATCTACAAATAGGACTAGCTATGAGTACCAAAGTACTAGAGTTTTCCAACATCCAAAATATATCACTATCACTTAAAGACAAACTTCCAATTGCAGAGTACTTTTCTAAAgtaccttcatttctttcttataatCAGTCAGAAGTTTATAGGCCAggtattattaatctcattttgtcAATTAAATCTGGGCAACAGATCTGATATCCAGGATTATATTACAAAACAATAGAGAAATTAGACTACTATCCTATCACTGACTGAGATATTGTTACATGCTATTACTTGATTTTAATGTTTACCACTGAAAAAGTTACAAATATGGAATCTTCataatctctttatatttttaggCTATTAAATTAACTCAAAATATTGTTCTTACAGGCATTCTTgctggcattgtccatagctgtcATTCTTGCACTCTGCTCACTGGTGGTAGACTCCTTTAGAGTGTAGTAGATGATGTTTGCCAGACTATACTCTTGATAGTTTTGCAACACATCAGCATCAATGTCATCATAAATACTCATACTCTCTGTTAAGACAAATTACAGTTTTAAAATAGCAATACTGAATACTGATAAAATGAAAGCTCATTTTTATGATCATAAGTTGATAACAAGGTGGGTCGGAATAGTTTTTTTCCAGCATTTTCACCTCTTTTAGTCACACTGAACAGATGTCTCTAGAAGAATATTAATATTCCAGGAGATTACAACATGCAAACAGTATACTTTATAGCCTTCCAGAGCTTTCTATTTAACTTAACAATAGGTATCTGAAAGAACCCAATTAAAAGAGTAGTGCTGTCATAGGCACAAAGTCCTTTGGCTTATAATCTACTATCAGTTATAAACACCAAGAGATCACTCCCACTTTGTGAGCGGTTTCTGATGACAAagtaaaatagttaaataaactAATATTACAGAGTCCTCATCTGAAAGTAAATGTAACATTTCACATCTGTAGCAACCccttgcatttgatttttaaatcattagCTATGCCTGGTATCCTTCCTCCCCTGCTAAAAGAACTATTTCCTATAACaagtagcatttttttaaaaggagaaaacatataattctgtaaaaaaaaaaatcagaactattTTCTGCCCCACTGggatagggaaaggaaaaaaatcttgtaacaaatatgcctaatttaatcaaaagaaatttctttaaagCTGTATATATAAATGTCTCATTCTATATGACCTAAGCAATTACTTTTCTGTCAGTTGAAAGAATTGTCTACTGAAATCCCTTCATGTAAGAGAATTCTGCGTTTCTGAGAAATATGATGTTGCCACCTCAGAGAATAAGGAAACTTTAGGTACCCAGAATAAAATAGAAGACCTAGAAATTGCTTTGAAATTCATTGTGTTAGCTTCAAAAATCACTTACTGAAAACAGTAATCATAAGATAAAGAagtataaacaaaaaacaaatcccaCCGGAATTATTGTACATTTCActtcacttaattacctagctgtgtggccttgggcaagccacttaaccccatttgccttgcaaaaaacaaaaaacaaacaaacaaaaaaaccccaccaaaacaaaacaaagaaacaaaggtcTTTCTTAAATACCATATTCTGTTGGGAGTTATCATAAGATGGCTAGTCAGGGAACATTATAGTCTCCAAAGAAGTGAAATGAGTAATATTCAAAGGGAAAGAGAAGCCATTCAAAGTTAATGACTGAAGCATTTAAAATAGGTGTACACAGGTTACAAATTGTGCACATAAACATGGTTTATAAAGATCTCAATGAGTATTTGACAAAAAAGGTTCTCGGTCATTTGGCAAGAGGAATGGAATAACCTATGGACAATTTGTGCAATCCACTGGTATTCCCCATGCTATCAGGAGAAAGTCAGGCCCACCCAAAAATGTTGGGAATTCCTTGTGAATTTATGGAAGGACATGGACAAGAATCCCACAGGCTGAGATGGTTTATAATCTGTATCCCTGAGAGGAATATTCATTAATCATCTGAGTATTTAAACAAGTAAAACAAAACTTAATATGATCAGTATGAAAGTGGACACAGCAAACAGAAATCAATCAAGATGTCAGTCTGAGATTTTATGAGGCAAATGAATTTCTCTGCATGTTAAGAAAATGCAGTATTCTTTCTTAGTAGTCTTTTGTTTCTGCCAGGAGGAAGGAGACTTCTTTCGATATCTGATCCCCAATATTTAGTATGGACGAATGACAAAATAGTTTCTTGAAAACATGTTCTCAAATATGTTTAAATTTTAGTACTTACCAGCACTTGCAATGGTATTTAGGGAAAAGATGGGTTTTTCTTCTGTCTTATAAGAGATAACCGACCTAAAGAAGATGAAAACATAATTTTCTAAATACTTTGTTTAAAACATGCCTCTAGGTATTTGTGATTAGTGATtatgttaaatgaaataattttgttcatataaagtttaaaaatccttcatttaaaaaatagttagcTTACCTAAATCGATTAAAGATAATAGATCCTTCATCAAACTCATATCCAGAATTTAGTAGTTCAAGGGCAATGACAGATGCATCTCCAAAGGTAGGGGGTTTCCTCCCCACTTCTTTAAATGTCACCAAAAAGTGGTCAGAGTGAGTCCTGAAACAAAATCATGTCtaaatttaagtgattttaaTTAAGGTACAATGTGGAAAATTATTTATTCCATGGAGTTCTTTGTGGGTTTTCCTGAAGTTCATCAACTGTtctgtttttcctatttttttttttgtggcaatAGTAAATGGATAATGTGGCAGCAgcttttaatctttgttttgctttggcaTTCTGGGAAGGTCAATGGGCCCATTCTCcaataacatttttcttcttttttttccccaaggcaatggcattaaatgacttgtccaagatcacacagctaggtaattattaagtgtctgaggtctcgtttgaactcaggtcctcctgaatccaaggtagGTGCACTGCACTACCTTGCTGCCTCTATAAACAAAATACTTAGGAttatagaagaaaacaattatattggttactgaaatttaatttttaaaaagttcaaagatTCCCGATTAAGAACTTTTGGCTTGGTACTATACTTTGatctcttcatttcatttcttcctttccttagttttctctttCATAAGATCACAGgtcttagagttgaaagggacctttgagatATCTTTGTATCCTATTAATGGGAGCTGACTTTCAGATAGACATCATTTTAACTGTCACCAGAATTTTAAGAACTCATGTTAAGAGTTTCAGAATAGAATATCTAGTAACTAATGCTAATAGCTTCTGATAGCCCTTGTATTATTTAATGAATGTTGATGCAGAAGGAAAGAAGCAGAAAGTGaggtttgaaaaaaataaattctaagaaTTACAGTATGAAAATCAATGAATATAAAACACattacccaccccacccccaaaataactaccagtttacaaagcactttataaaaaccCTTTAATTGAGTAGTATAAAGACCAACAATGCTTATATCTAATAGGCAATagccaaaatttgaactcaggtcttcttgaacaccttccttcttaaaaattttttggtttttttttttggggggcaaagcaatggggttaagtgacttacccaaagtgacatagctaggtaattattaagtgtctgaggctgaatttaaactcaggttttcctgaatccaggctgG
It includes:
- the ATP5F1C gene encoding ATP synthase F(1) complex subunit gamma, mitochondrial isoform X3 — its product is MFCRAALAGPSAWALQPQWIQVRNMATLKDITRRLKSIKNIQKITKSMKMVAAAKYARAERELKPARIYGVGSLALYEKADIKAAEDMKKHLIIGVSSDRGLCGAIHSSVAKLIKNEVATLTAAGKEVMIVGVGDKIRGILNRTHSDHFLVTFKEVGRKPPTFGDASVIALELLNSGYEFDEGSIIFNRFRSVISYKTEEKPIFSLNTIASAESMSIYDDIDADVLQNYQEYSLANIIYYTLKESTTSEQSARMTAMDNASKNASEMIDKLTLTFNRTRQAVITKELIEIISGAAAL
- the ATP5F1C gene encoding ATP synthase F(1) complex subunit gamma, mitochondrial isoform X1, which codes for MFCRAALAGPSAWALQPQWIQVRNMATLKDITRRLKSIKNIQKITKSMKMVAAAKYARAERELKPARIYGVGSLALYEKADIKAAEDMKKHLIIGVSSDRGLCGAIHSSVAKLIKNEVATLTAAGKEVMIVGVGDKIRGILNRTHSDHFLVTFKEVGRKPPTFGDASVIALELLNSGYEFDEGSIIFNRFRSVISYKTEEKPIFSLNTIASAESMSIYDDIDADVLQNYQEYSLANIIYYTLKESTTSEQSARMTAMDNASKNASEMIDKLTLTFNRTRQAVITKELIEIISGAAALN
- the ATP5F1C gene encoding ATP synthase F(1) complex subunit gamma, mitochondrial isoform X2, with the translated sequence MFCRAALAGPSAWALQPQWIQVRNMATLKDITRRLKSIKNIQKITKSMKMVAAAKYARAERELKPARIYGVGSLALYEKADIKAAEDMKKHLIIGVSSDRGLCGAIHSSVAKLIKNEVATLTAAGKEVMIVGVGDKIRGILNRTHSDHFLVTFKEVGRKPPTFGDASVIALELLNSGYEFDEGSIIFNRFRSVISYKTEEKPIFSLNTIASAESMSIYDDIDADVLQNYQEYSLANIIYYTLKESTTSEQSARMTAMDNASKNASEMIDKLTLTFNRTRQAVITKELIEIISGAAAL